Proteins from a single region of Candidatus Angelobacter sp.:
- a CDS encoding DUF5989 family protein, with protein sequence MWQLCKEFLSFLKQEKKWWLIPLVVILLLLAAIIVFSGSSVLAPFMYPFM encoded by the coding sequence ATGTGGCAGCTTTGCAAAGAATTCCTGTCGTTTCTGAAGCAGGAAAAAAAATGGTGGCTGATTCCTCTGGTTGTCATTCTCCTGCTTCTCGCGGCAATAATCGTTTTTAGCGGCAGTTCGGTTCTGGCGCCGTTCATGTATCCGTTTATGTGA
- a CDS encoding carbamoyltransferase: protein MRHILGISAYYHDAAAALLREGNIIAAAQEERFSRRKNDERFPRHAVDYCLRKGGIQAGDLDAVVFYDKPIIKFARLLETCLATAPRGFVAFLRALPSWLSDKLNLRATIREELPGLSGKCEILFTQHHQAHAASAFYPSPFNEAAILTVDGVGEYATTTIGKGCGDRLEMLKEIRFPHSLGLLFSAFTAYCGFRVNSGEYKLMGLAPYGEPRFVQTIYENLVDLKPDGSFWLNLEYFDFLGGMRMTNKAFHRLFGGPPREPEAPLDERHMDVARSIQTVLEEIMLRLARHARCITDQKNLCLAGGVALNCVANGKILREKIFQRMWIQPAAGDAGGAVGAALAVWHGQNSAGAAEPKLGASDGMRGALLGPEYSDKEIETVLRSRQAVYERLDDETLFDRTVDLLQQEKVVGWFQGRMEFGPRALGNRSILGDARSPRIQSTMNLKIKFRESFRPFAPVVRRERVSDYFELDVESPYMLVVAPVKKELRRPTTATARGIDRVNQLRSCIPAVTHVDYSARIQTVSYDQNPRLYGLLERFEQTTGCGVLVNTSFNVRGEPIVCSPDDAYRCFVRTEMDCLVIGNYVLDRAKQPPRSATADFKPTPG, encoded by the coding sequence ATGCGGCACATTCTGGGCATCTCGGCATATTATCATGACGCCGCGGCCGCGTTGCTGCGGGAGGGGAACATCATCGCCGCAGCCCAGGAAGAGAGGTTCTCCCGGAGAAAAAACGATGAACGTTTCCCGCGACACGCCGTTGATTACTGTTTGCGCAAGGGCGGGATTCAGGCGGGCGATCTTGACGCAGTTGTGTTCTATGACAAACCGATAATCAAATTCGCCCGCTTGCTGGAAACTTGTCTCGCGACAGCGCCACGCGGATTCGTGGCGTTTCTTCGAGCACTACCTTCATGGTTGAGCGACAAACTGAATCTCCGCGCCACGATTCGCGAAGAGTTACCTGGCCTGAGCGGCAAATGTGAGATTCTCTTCACGCAACACCATCAGGCACACGCGGCGAGCGCTTTTTATCCGTCGCCATTCAACGAAGCTGCCATTCTCACCGTGGATGGTGTGGGCGAGTATGCGACGACCACAATCGGCAAGGGATGCGGCGACCGTTTGGAGATGTTGAAGGAAATACGGTTTCCGCATTCTCTGGGTTTGCTTTTCTCCGCTTTTACCGCCTACTGCGGTTTCCGGGTCAATTCCGGCGAGTATAAGTTGATGGGGTTGGCGCCCTACGGAGAACCGAGATTCGTTCAGACCATTTACGAGAACCTGGTCGATTTGAAACCCGACGGCTCCTTTTGGTTGAACCTTGAGTATTTTGACTTCCTGGGTGGCATGCGCATGACAAACAAGGCATTTCATCGACTGTTCGGGGGGCCGCCGCGGGAACCCGAGGCTCCCTTGGATGAGCGCCACATGGACGTGGCACGGTCAATTCAAACAGTCCTGGAAGAGATCATGCTGCGCCTTGCGCGTCACGCCCGGTGCATCACGGATCAAAAGAACCTTTGCCTCGCTGGCGGCGTCGCCCTCAACTGCGTCGCAAACGGAAAAATACTACGGGAAAAAATTTTCCAACGCATGTGGATTCAACCCGCAGCCGGTGATGCAGGGGGTGCCGTGGGTGCAGCCCTGGCGGTGTGGCACGGGCAGAACAGTGCCGGCGCCGCAGAACCAAAACTTGGAGCGAGCGATGGGATGCGCGGGGCGTTGCTCGGCCCGGAATACTCTGACAAGGAAATCGAAACTGTGCTCCGCTCGCGTCAGGCAGTTTACGAGAGACTGGATGACGAAACCTTGTTTGATCGGACGGTTGATCTCCTTCAACAGGAAAAGGTCGTCGGGTGGTTTCAGGGGCGAATGGAATTCGGGCCGCGCGCATTGGGCAATCGTTCCATATTGGGCGACGCGCGATCACCTCGAATTCAATCCACAATGAACTTGAAAATCAAGTTTCGTGAATCATTCCGGCCTTTTGCCCCTGTGGTTCGACGTGAACGTGTATCCGACTACTTCGAGTTGGACGTCGAATCGCCTTACATGCTCGTGGTCGCTCCCGTAAAGAAGGAACTGCGCCGTCCGACAACAGCCACCGCCAGAGGTATCGATCGGGTGAACCAGTTGCGGTCCTGTATCCCCGCGGTGACACATGTGGACTATTCGGCAAGGATTCAGACCGTCTCGTACGATCAAAATCCGCGTCTGTACGGCCTGTTGGAGCGGTTCGAGCAAACCACGGGTTGCGGCGTATTGGTGAACACCTCGTTTAACGTGCGCGGTGAACCTATTGTCTGTTCACCGGACGA